A window of the Synechococcus sp. LTW-R genome harbors these coding sequences:
- a CDS encoding DUF2079 domain-containing protein, with protein sequence MRDAFQKHKYLLRTYLLFLSCYSLLSFFRHFSLQSGVYDLGLFTQWSYLSGIGEFWTPSSLTEFIKPALGDHFSLLLIPIGQLFRLLPSAYTLLFLQSAGLALLATLFLRELFQSFSSRHSRRMITIGLLLNPFLMNSSLNDFHPEVAFAFLGLAALIYLRRKKYLVSVVFLMMFVASKEAMAFFAIGYSLYSLLRRHVWLSAAVMGFALYYFAFSSSIVDAYQSYASTRYGHLGDGYVDILASPFIRPAHFWSAFVNRDSFLYLLGLLTPFVALYRWPQVIPAVVAVIPLVFANILSESDVMRSPIYQYQIPVLIFLMVAALDSAKCTISPYSSTFSLARIRLYLVLSVISFSMLTQWSFFPTRYLQHWRLAPSLFEYGREYSSPRISVWAHERIASHFSGRRQIFYREKDLLDKDFDILITPAIQPAAAPSNLLEKLRNFVFSYGDADEFMESENILKVARSRGYKCHGLRIVVCKKY encoded by the coding sequence ATGCGAGATGCTTTCCAAAAACACAAATATCTTCTTCGTACCTATTTATTGTTTTTATCTTGCTATTCGCTACTGTCATTCTTCAGGCACTTTAGCCTTCAGTCAGGAGTCTATGACCTTGGACTCTTTACTCAATGGTCTTACTTATCAGGAATTGGTGAATTCTGGACTCCCTCTTCTCTTACGGAATTTATTAAACCTGCACTCGGCGATCACTTTTCATTGCTTTTAATTCCTATTGGACAGCTGTTTCGACTTTTGCCCTCAGCGTATACGCTCCTTTTTCTTCAATCAGCCGGTTTAGCTTTGCTGGCGACTCTCTTTCTCCGAGAGCTATTTCAATCCTTTTCGTCTCGTCATTCTCGAAGAATGATTACAATCGGTCTTTTACTAAATCCGTTCCTTATGAATTCCTCATTAAACGACTTTCATCCTGAAGTTGCGTTTGCTTTTCTGGGCTTGGCCGCTTTAATCTATCTCCGCAGAAAAAAATATCTTGTCTCAGTTGTCTTTTTGATGATGTTCGTGGCTTCAAAGGAGGCAATGGCCTTCTTTGCAATTGGTTATTCCCTTTATTCATTATTGCGTCGTCACGTTTGGCTTTCTGCAGCCGTCATGGGCTTCGCCTTGTATTACTTTGCATTTTCCTCCAGCATCGTTGATGCTTACCAGAGTTACGCAAGCACTCGCTATGGCCACTTAGGAGATGGATATGTGGACATACTGGCCTCGCCCTTCATCAGGCCTGCTCACTTTTGGAGTGCTTTTGTTAATCGCGATTCCTTTCTGTACCTGTTGGGTTTATTGACTCCTTTTGTTGCGCTATATCGCTGGCCTCAAGTTATTCCAGCAGTCGTTGCTGTAATCCCGCTTGTATTCGCAAATATACTGTCAGAATCGGATGTGATGCGGAGTCCTATTTATCAGTATCAGATTCCAGTTCTAATCTTTCTAATGGTCGCTGCCTTGGATTCTGCCAAGTGTACGATTTCTCCCTATTCGAGCACGTTCTCGCTTGCGAGAATACGACTGTATCTAGTACTTTCGGTTATCTCATTCTCTATGTTGACGCAATGGTCTTTCTTTCCTACTCGGTATCTGCAGCATTGGAGGCTTGCCCCATCTCTGTTTGAGTATGGAAGAGAATATAGCTCTCCGCGTATTAGTGTCTGGGCACATGAACGCATAGCCTCTCATTTCTCTGGTCGGCGCCAAATCTTTTATCGAGAAAAAGACCTCTTAGATAAAGACTTTGATATTCTTATAACACCTGCTATTCAGCCAGCCGCTGCTCCCTCAAACTTATTGGAGAAGTTGAGGAACTTCGTCTTCTCATACGGAGACGCTGACGAATTTATGGAATCAGAAAATATTCTCAAAGTGGCTCGGTCTAGAGGCTATAAGTGTCATGGCCTTCGCATTGTGGTTTGTAAAAAGTATTAG